A stretch of DNA from Streptomyces venezuelae:
CAGCGCGGGCAGTCCGGCCATCCGGGCCCCCAGGACGGCGGGCGCGCTCGGGTAGCCGCCCATCCCGACCACCACGTGCGCGCCCTGCCGGCGCAGCACCGCCTTGGCCTGGCCGGCCGAGCGCAGCAGCGCGGCGGGCAGCAGATAGCGCTTCGCGCCGAGCGAGGGATCGAAGGGGATCATGTCGACGGTGTGCAGGCGGTAGCCGGCGGCCGGGATCAGCTCGGTCTCCAGACCGCGCTCGGTCCCGATGAACGAGATCACGGCCCCGGGGACCGCCCGGCGCAGCGCATCGGCGAGCGCCAGCCCGGGATAGATGTGACCGCCGGTGCCGCCCGCACCGATCACCACGGAAAGGTGTGTGTTCATGGTCACACCGTGCGGGAGTGTCCTAAGAACGTTCTAAGAGGTTCTCCGGGCCTGTTTGGCAGGCTTTGTCCATGCAACGGATTCTGGTGGTGGACGACGAGCCCGAGGTGCGGGCCGCGATCGAGGACGGGCTGGCCGTCGAGGGGTACGAGGTGCGCGGCGCCGCCGACGGGCTGGCGGCCCTGACGGAGGTGGTGTCCTGGCAGCCGGACGCACTCGTCCTGGACGTCCGGATGCCGGTGCTCGACGGGCTCGCGGTGTGCCGGCGGCTGCGCGCGCTGGGCGACCGTACGCCGGTCCTGGTGCTCACCGCCCTGGACTCGGTCAGCGACCGGGTGGACGGCCTGGACGCGGGCGCGGACGACTATCTGGTGAAGCCGTTCGCCCTGGACGAGCTGGTGGCCCGGATCCGCGCCCTGCTGCGGCGGGCCGCCCCCGATCCGGTCGGCGGCGGACCGCTCGGCTTCGGGGACCTGGTCCTGGACCCGGAGACCCGGACCGGACGCCGGGGGGACCGGCCGCTGGAGTTCAGCCGTACCGAGGCGGCCCTGCTGGAACTGCTGCTGAGGCATCCCGGTCAGGTGCTGCCGCGGGAGCTGATCCTCGACCTGGTGTGGGGACAGGACTTCGGGCCGGAGTCGAACTCCCTCGCCGTGTACGTCGGTTACCTGCGGCGGAAGCTGGAGGCGGGCGGCGAGCCGCGGCTGGTGCACACCGTGCACGGGGTCGGCTACCGCCTGGCCGCGGCATGACGGGCCCTGCGGGCCCGGGCCCGGACCGGGACCCGGACCCGGCCGACGGCCCCGACACCGGCCGGGCCTCCGGGCGGACCCGGCCCACGGCGCAGACCGGCCGGGACTCGGCCGGGACCCCGGACCCGCTGTCGGCGCCACCGCGCGCCGGCTCCGGTGCAGGCCCGCGCCCGCACACGGCGGAGCCCGGCGGGGCCGGTTCCGCCGCGGCGGAGCCCGGTGGCGGCCGGGCCTCCGGGCGGCGGAGGCTGGGGGCGCGGTGGCGGCGGCGCCGGCCGCTGCGGACCCGGCTCGCGCTCGCCGCCACCGCGGCCGTCGCCCTGGTCGCCGTCGGCGTCTGCACCGCCGCCTTCTTCATCGTCCGGGCCCAGCTGTACCACCAGCTCGACCTCAACCTCACCCAGTCCGCCCGGCTCGTCGCCCAGCAGTACCGGGACGCACCCCCCGGCACACTGTCCGGGCAGTGCCGGTTCCTGGCCGCACCCGCCTGCGCGGA
This window harbors:
- a CDS encoding response regulator transcription factor, whose protein sequence is MQRILVVDDEPEVRAAIEDGLAVEGYEVRGAADGLAALTEVVSWQPDALVLDVRMPVLDGLAVCRRLRALGDRTPVLVLTALDSVSDRVDGLDAGADDYLVKPFALDELVARIRALLRRAAPDPVGGGPLGFGDLVLDPETRTGRRGDRPLEFSRTEAALLELLLRHPGQVLPRELILDLVWGQDFGPESNSLAVYVGYLRRKLEAGGEPRLVHTVHGVGYRLAAA